A stretch of the Argentina anserina chromosome 6, drPotAnse1.1, whole genome shotgun sequence genome encodes the following:
- the LOC126799009 gene encoding peptide methionine sulfoxide reductase A5 has translation MAIICCNISLRRVLTTLVVMTILVAEKGVCIRIPDQITETTRLGGSHPATSPSLKSAVFALGSFWRSEAVFGCLNGVLQTTVGYAGGSKTNPEYRSPGDHAESLQVVYDDRLISYRQLLEVFWSSHDYRQVFGQGPDVGNHYRSIIFTNGTEESRLASISKEREQTKSKSSIVTTQIQPLGPFYPAEPEHQKFELKRRPFLLQLMGNLPEEELERSHLAAKLNSYAAELCPPNIQTKIDIRINDIIKKGWPILSTF, from the exons ATGGCTATTATTTGCTGCAACATTTCCCTTCGTCGTGTATTAACAACGCTGGTGGTTATGACCATTTTAGTGGCTGAGAAAGGCGTGTGCATCCGTATCCCGGATCAGATCACTGAAACTACAAGGCTAGGGGGGAGCCACCCAGCTACCAGCCCGTCTTTGAAATCAGCAGTTTTTGCTCTGGGTAGCTTTTGGAGGTCTGAGGCCGTGTTTGGGTGCTTGAATGGGGTTCTTCAGACCACTGTTGGTTATGCTGGTGGATCCAAAACCAATCCCGAGTACAGAAGTCCTGGGGATCACGCCGAATCATTGCAG GTGGTATATGATGATAGGCTAATCAGCTACAGGCAACTTTTAGAGGTTTTCTGGTCTAGTCATGATTATAGACAAGTGTTTGGGCAAGGTCCTGATGTAGGTAACCATTACAG ATCTATCATTTTTACAAATGGAACTGAAGAATCTAGATTGGCTTCTATAAGCAAAGAGCGTGAGCAAACTAAGTCAAAGAGCAGCATTGTCACTACTCAAATCCAACCACTTGGACCATTTTATCCTGCTGAGCCTGAACATCAG AAGTTTGAGCTGAAGCGTAGGCCCTTCCTTCTTCAACTAATGGGAAACCTGCCTGAAGAGGAACTAGAGAGGTCGCATTTGGCAGCAAAACTGAATAGCTATGCAGCAGAGCTATGCCCTCCCAATATCCAGACGAAGATTGATATAAGAATCAACGACATTATTAAAAAAGGATGGCCAATTTTGAGTACTTTCTAG
- the LOC126801284 gene encoding chromatin-remodeling ATPase INO80 isoform X2, which produces MDHPRRQSKDSLSYSNLFNLEPDDDFDYYGNSSQDESRGSQGGANGNEMMSDCELSSVKKRRRSQNSDYEEDDSYYGTHITEEKYRSMLGEHIQKYKRRFKDSLSSPAATKMGIPVLKGNKGSKSRKSANENRRGFYEMETTSEWLNDTIAHKPGNYHDADFAPQSAVNRVIYEPPYLDIGDGFTYKIPPIYDKLVTPLHLPSFSDFRVEEVYLEGTLDLGSLAEMMGSDKKFGSKNRAGMGEPSSLYDSLQARLKALSTSTSDQKFSLKVSDIGLNSIPEGAAGRIKRFILSEGGLLQPNYVKVLEKGDTYEIIERSLPKKQKVEKDPSLMEKEEMDRIGRVWVNIVRRDIPKHHRIFTSFHRKQQIDAKRVSESCQREVKMKVSRSLKVMRGAAIRTRKLARDMLLLWKRIDREMAEVRKKEEKEAIEMRKRLEEEREAKRHEQRLNFLIKQTELYSHFMQNKSSQPTEDLPIGDENKDDQDESPSSSDNKNIEEDFEEAELKKEALKAAQDAVSKQKKITNAFDDECLRLREAAELEAPQDVAGANNMDLHNPSTMPVTSTVQTPELFKGSLKEYQLKGLQWLVNCYEQGLNGILADEMGLGKTIQAMAFLAHLAEEKNIWGPFLVVAPASVLNNWADEISRFCPDLITLPYWGGLQERSVLRKKINAKKLYRRDAGFHILITSYQLLVADEKCFRRVKWQYMVLDEAQAIKSSNSIRWKTLLSFNCRNRLLLTGTPIQNNMAELWALLHFIMPTLFDSHEQFNEWFSKGIENHAEHGGTLNEHQLNRLHSILKPFMLRRVKTDVISELTRKTEVTVHCKLSSRQQAFYQAIKNKISLAELFDNNRGHLNEKKILNLMNIVIQLRKVCNHPELFERNEGSTYLHFGEISNSLLPPPFGELEDVHYSGSQNPITYMIPKLLYQEILQNSETFCSAVRHGVYSELFQKHFNIYSPHNVYQSIFLQEDDSDELSVRSGTFGFTHLMDLSPAEVAFLGTGSFMEQLMFSIMRWDHQFFDGFIDTLMETIDDDSEHNFLDSGKVRAVTRMLLMPSRSITTILRRNMATGPGGTPFEDLVVSHRDRLLSNIRLLRSTYTFIPRTRAPPVNAHSSDRNFAYKMSEEQQYPWLKRLLSGFGRTSDYNGPRKPNTPHHLIEEIDSELPVSHSALQLTYRIFGSCPPIQSFDPAKMLTDSGKLQTLDILLKRLRAENHRVLLFAQMTKMLNILEDYMNYRKYRYLRLDGSSTIMDRRDMVRDFQQRNDIFVFLLSTRAGGLGINLTAADTVIFYESDWNPTLDLQAMDRAHRLGQTKDVTVYRLICKETVEEKILQRASQKNTVQQLVMMGGHVQGDLLAPEDVVSLLLDDAQLEQKLREAPLQVKDRQKKKQTKGIRVDAEGGASLEDLTNTAASQGTGNEEFPDVERSKSNNKRRKTVPDKHTPRLKNSQSMDDLDGYEVDDSLQNTDPHDTRSKRPKRSKKSVNETLEPAFTAASPVIPRQT; this is translated from the exons ATGGACCACCCCCGGCGCCAATCCAAGGATTCTCTCTCCTACTCCAACCTCTTCAATCTCGAG CCTGATGATGATTTTGATTATTACGGCAATAGTAGTCAGGATGAGAGCAGAGGTAGCCAAG gtgGAGCTAATGGCAATGAGATGATGTCGGACTGCGAACTGAGTTCAGTAAAGAAAAGGAGGCGGTCGCAGAATAGTGATTATGAGGAGGATGACAGTTACTACGGGACGCACATTACAGAGGAGAAGTACAGATCAATGCTTGGGGAACACATTCAGAAGTACAAGAGGAGGTTCAAGGACTCGTTGTCGAGTCCTGCAGCCACAAAGATGGGGATTCCAGTGTTGAAGGGGAATAAGGGTTCAAAATCTAGAAAGTCGGCAAATGAGAACCGAAGAGGGTTTTATGAAATGGAAACCACATCCGAGTGGCTCAATGACACTATTGCTCATAAACCAGGGAACTACCATGATGCTGATTTTGCCCCACAAAGTGCTGTCAATAG AGTAATATATGAACCTCCTTATCTGGATATTGGAGATGGTTTCACGTACAAGATTCCACCAATCTATGATAAACTGGTGACACCTTTACACTTGCCTAGCTTTTCTGATTTTCGGGTGGAGGAAGTCTACTTAGAAGGCACATTGGATTTGGGATCCTTAGCAGAAATGATGGGTAGCGATAAAAAGTTTGGTTCAAAAAATCGGGCAGGAATGGGGGAACCCTCTTCCCTGTATGACTCCCTTCAGGCAAGATTGAAGGCCTTGTCCACTTCTACATCTGATCAAAAGTTCAGCCTCAAAGTTTCTGATATTGGGTTGAATTCCATCCCAGAGGGGGCAGCAGGAAGGATAAAAAGGTTTATTTTGTCCGAGGGTGGTCTCTTGCAACCCAATTATGTGAAGGTTTTGGAGAAAGGGGACACATATGAG ATCATTGAACGAAGCCTACCCAAGAAGCAGAAGGTAGAGAAAGATCCTTCTCTGATGGAGAAGGAGGAAATGGATAGGATTGGTAGAGTTTGGGTAAACATTGTAAGAAGAGACATACCAAAGCATCATAGAATTTTTACTTCTTTTCACCGCAAGCAACAGATTGATGCCAAGAGGGTCTCAGAGAGCTGTCAAAGAGAG GTAAAAATGAAGGTCAGTCGATCACTTAAAGTGATGAGGGGTGCTGCAATTCGCACAAGAAAACTAGCCAGAGACATGCTACTGCTTTGGAAGAGAATAGACAGAGAGATG GCTGAAGTGAGGAAGAAAGAGGAAAAAGAAGCTATCGAAATGCGCAAGCGTCTGGAGGAGGAAAGAGAAGCAAAGAGACACGAGCAAAGGCTCAATTTTCTCATCAAACAGACTGAACTTTACAGTCACTTCATGCAGAACAAGAGTTCACAGCCAACTGAAGATCTACCTATAGGAGATGAAAACAAAGATGACCAAGATGAATCTCCTAGCTCCTCAGATAATAAGAATATTGAAGAAGATTTTGAGGAAGCTGAACTGAAGAAGGAGGCCTTGAAAGCTGCTCAAGATGCAGTTTCAAAGCAGAAAAAGATAACTAATGCATTTGATGATGAGTGTCTGAGACTGCGTGAAGCTGCTGAGCTTGAGGCACCACAGGATGTCGCTGGAGCTAATAACATGGATCTGCATAATCC CTCCACTATGCCTGTTACATCAACAGTTCAGACACCAGAGCTGTTCAAAGGTTCCCTTAAAGAATACCAGTTAAAAGGCCTCCAGTGGCTGGTTAATTGTTATGAGCAG GGTTTGAATGGCATCCTTGCTGATGAGATGGGCCTGGGTAAGACCATCCAGGCCATGGCATTTTTGGCTCATTTGGCTGAG gaaaaaaatatatggggGCCTTTTCTGGTTGTTGCTCCTGCCTCTGTCTTGAACAACTGGGCTGATGAAATAAGTCGTTTTTGCCCCGACTTGATTACTCTTCCGTATTGGGGTGGTCTTCAAGAGCGTTCAGTACTTAGGAAAAAGATCAACGCTAAGAAACTCTACCGTAG GGATGCTGGGTTTCACATTCTCATTACCAGTTACCAGTTGCTAGTGGCTGATGAGAAGTGCTTCCGGCGTGTGAAATGGCAGTATATGGTATTGGATGAAGCACAAGCTATCAAAAGCTCTAACAG TATAAGATGGAAGACGCTGCTCAGCTTTAATTGTCGAAATCGTTTGTTGCTTACTGGTACACCTATCCAGAATAATATGGCCGAGTTGTGGGCCCTACTACATTTCATTATGCCTACCTTATTTGACAGTCATGAACAATTCAATGAGTGGTTCTCAAAAGG aattgaaaaccatGCGGAACATGGGGGCACTTTGAATGAGCACCAGCTGAACAGATTG CATTCCATATTGAAGCCATTCATGCTTCGTCGAGTTAAGACAGATGTGATTTCTGAGCTTACCAGGAAAACTGAAGTTACCGTGCACTGCAAGTTGAGTTCTCGACAACAAGCTTTTTATCAAGCTATCAAAAACAAGATATCTCTTGCTGAGTTGTTTGACAACAATCGTGGCCATCTTAATGAGAAGAAAATCTTGAACTTGATGAATATAGTCATTCAGCTAAGAAAA GTCTGCAACCATCCTGAATTATTTGAGAGGAATGAAGGAAGCACATATCTTCATTTTGGTGagatttcaaattctcttcttcctcctccatttGGGGAGTTGGAAGATGTACACTACTCAGGAAGTCAAAATCCTATAACATACATG ATCCCCAAACTTTTGTATCAAGAAAttctccaaaattctgaaaCGTTTTGTTCCGCAGTTCGCCATGGTGTCTACAGTGAATTATTTCAGAAACATTTTAACATATATTCACCACATAATGTGTATCAATCGATATTCTTGCAAGAGGATGACTCTGATGAGTTGTCGGTTAGAAGTGGAACATTTGGTTTTACTCATCTGATGGATCTGTCCCCTGCAGAGGTTGCATTTCTAGGAACTGGTTCTTTTATGGAGCAGCTAATGTTTTCCATTATGAGATGGGACCACCAATTTTTTGATGGGTTTATAGACACTCTAATGGAAACCATTGATGATGATTCTGAACACAACTTTCTTGATAGTGGAAAAGTGAGAGCGGTAACACGAATGTTGCTGATGCCTTCGAGATCTATAACTACAATTTTGAGGAGGAACATGGCCACTGGACCTGGTGGTACACCATTTGAGGATCTAGTTGTCTCTCATCGTGATAGGCTTCTCTCTAATATTAGGCTTCTCCGGTCGACATACACATTCATCCCACGAACAAGAGCTCCCCCA GTTAATGCCCATAGTTCTGACCGAAACTTTGCCTACAAAATGAGTGAAGAACAACAGTATCCCTGGCTGAAGAGGTTGTTGTCTGGCTTTGGGCGAACATCTGACTACAATGGACCCAGAAAACCCAACACTCCTCATCATTTAATAGAAGAGATTGATTCTGAACTGCCTGTTTCACATTCAGCTCTCCAGTTAACATACAGAATCTTTGGGTCTTGTCCTCCAATACAAAGCTTTGACCCAGCAAAAATGCTCACT GATTCGGGGAAACTTCAGACGCTTGATATATTACTGAAACGGTTGAGGGCAGAAAATCATCGTGTTCTCTTGTTTGCACAGATGACAAAGATGCTGAATATTCTTGAG GACTACATGAACTACAGGAAATACAGGTACCTCAGACTCGATGGATCCTCCACCATAATGGATCGTAGAGACATGGTCAGAGACTTCCAGCAACG aaatgatatttttgttttcttgctgAGTACAAGAGCTGGTGGACTAGGCATTAACTTGACAGCTGCAGATACTGTCATATTTTATGAAAGTGATTGGAATCCAACCCTGGATTTACAGGCAATGGATAGAGCTCATCGCTTGGGTCAAACAAAagat gttactGTCTACCGCCTAATTTGTAAAGAAACAGTTGAGGAGAAGATTCTGCAACGCGCAAGTCAGAAAAATACTGTCCAGCAGCTTGTAATGATGGGTGGTCATGTTCAGGGTGACCTTTTGGCCCCTGAGGATGTTGTGTCCCTACTTCTCGATGATGCCCAGTTGGAGCAGAAATTAAGAGAAGCTCCATTACAG GTTAAAGATAGacaaaagaagaaacagaCAAAGGGTATACGGGTAGATGCAGAAGGTGGTGCCTCTTTGGAAGATTTAACAAACACCGCTGCATCACAAGGTACTGGGAATGAGGAATTTCCAGATGTCGAAAGATCAAAATCCAATAATAAAAGG AGGAAAACTGTGCCTGACAAGCATACTCCAAGACTGAAGAATTCTCAAAGTATGGATGATCTAGATGGCTATGAAGTGGATGATTCATTACAAAATACTGATCCACATGATACAAGATCCAAGAGGCCAAAGAGATCAAAGAAGAGTGTAAATGAGACTCTTGAACCTGCATTTACAGCAGCGTCCCCTGTTATCCCGAGGCAGACGTGA
- the LOC126801284 gene encoding chromatin-remodeling ATPase INO80 isoform X1: MDHPRRQSKDSLSYSNLFNLEPLMNFQLPQPDDDFDYYGNSSQDESRGSQGGANGNEMMSDCELSSVKKRRRSQNSDYEEDDSYYGTHITEEKYRSMLGEHIQKYKRRFKDSLSSPAATKMGIPVLKGNKGSKSRKSANENRRGFYEMETTSEWLNDTIAHKPGNYHDADFAPQSAVNRVIYEPPYLDIGDGFTYKIPPIYDKLVTPLHLPSFSDFRVEEVYLEGTLDLGSLAEMMGSDKKFGSKNRAGMGEPSSLYDSLQARLKALSTSTSDQKFSLKVSDIGLNSIPEGAAGRIKRFILSEGGLLQPNYVKVLEKGDTYEIIERSLPKKQKVEKDPSLMEKEEMDRIGRVWVNIVRRDIPKHHRIFTSFHRKQQIDAKRVSESCQREVKMKVSRSLKVMRGAAIRTRKLARDMLLLWKRIDREMAEVRKKEEKEAIEMRKRLEEEREAKRHEQRLNFLIKQTELYSHFMQNKSSQPTEDLPIGDENKDDQDESPSSSDNKNIEEDFEEAELKKEALKAAQDAVSKQKKITNAFDDECLRLREAAELEAPQDVAGANNMDLHNPSTMPVTSTVQTPELFKGSLKEYQLKGLQWLVNCYEQGLNGILADEMGLGKTIQAMAFLAHLAEEKNIWGPFLVVAPASVLNNWADEISRFCPDLITLPYWGGLQERSVLRKKINAKKLYRRDAGFHILITSYQLLVADEKCFRRVKWQYMVLDEAQAIKSSNSIRWKTLLSFNCRNRLLLTGTPIQNNMAELWALLHFIMPTLFDSHEQFNEWFSKGIENHAEHGGTLNEHQLNRLHSILKPFMLRRVKTDVISELTRKTEVTVHCKLSSRQQAFYQAIKNKISLAELFDNNRGHLNEKKILNLMNIVIQLRKVCNHPELFERNEGSTYLHFGEISNSLLPPPFGELEDVHYSGSQNPITYMIPKLLYQEILQNSETFCSAVRHGVYSELFQKHFNIYSPHNVYQSIFLQEDDSDELSVRSGTFGFTHLMDLSPAEVAFLGTGSFMEQLMFSIMRWDHQFFDGFIDTLMETIDDDSEHNFLDSGKVRAVTRMLLMPSRSITTILRRNMATGPGGTPFEDLVVSHRDRLLSNIRLLRSTYTFIPRTRAPPVNAHSSDRNFAYKMSEEQQYPWLKRLLSGFGRTSDYNGPRKPNTPHHLIEEIDSELPVSHSALQLTYRIFGSCPPIQSFDPAKMLTDSGKLQTLDILLKRLRAENHRVLLFAQMTKMLNILEDYMNYRKYRYLRLDGSSTIMDRRDMVRDFQQRNDIFVFLLSTRAGGLGINLTAADTVIFYESDWNPTLDLQAMDRAHRLGQTKDVTVYRLICKETVEEKILQRASQKNTVQQLVMMGGHVQGDLLAPEDVVSLLLDDAQLEQKLREAPLQVKDRQKKKQTKGIRVDAEGGASLEDLTNTAASQGTGNEEFPDVERSKSNNKRRKTVPDKHTPRLKNSQSMDDLDGYEVDDSLQNTDPHDTRSKRPKRSKKSVNETLEPAFTAASPVIPRQT, from the exons ATGGACCACCCCCGGCGCCAATCCAAGGATTCTCTCTCCTACTCCAACCTCTTCAATCTCGAG CCGTTGATGAACTTTCAACTTCCGCAGCCTGATGATGATTTTGATTATTACGGCAATAGTAGTCAGGATGAGAGCAGAGGTAGCCAAG gtgGAGCTAATGGCAATGAGATGATGTCGGACTGCGAACTGAGTTCAGTAAAGAAAAGGAGGCGGTCGCAGAATAGTGATTATGAGGAGGATGACAGTTACTACGGGACGCACATTACAGAGGAGAAGTACAGATCAATGCTTGGGGAACACATTCAGAAGTACAAGAGGAGGTTCAAGGACTCGTTGTCGAGTCCTGCAGCCACAAAGATGGGGATTCCAGTGTTGAAGGGGAATAAGGGTTCAAAATCTAGAAAGTCGGCAAATGAGAACCGAAGAGGGTTTTATGAAATGGAAACCACATCCGAGTGGCTCAATGACACTATTGCTCATAAACCAGGGAACTACCATGATGCTGATTTTGCCCCACAAAGTGCTGTCAATAG AGTAATATATGAACCTCCTTATCTGGATATTGGAGATGGTTTCACGTACAAGATTCCACCAATCTATGATAAACTGGTGACACCTTTACACTTGCCTAGCTTTTCTGATTTTCGGGTGGAGGAAGTCTACTTAGAAGGCACATTGGATTTGGGATCCTTAGCAGAAATGATGGGTAGCGATAAAAAGTTTGGTTCAAAAAATCGGGCAGGAATGGGGGAACCCTCTTCCCTGTATGACTCCCTTCAGGCAAGATTGAAGGCCTTGTCCACTTCTACATCTGATCAAAAGTTCAGCCTCAAAGTTTCTGATATTGGGTTGAATTCCATCCCAGAGGGGGCAGCAGGAAGGATAAAAAGGTTTATTTTGTCCGAGGGTGGTCTCTTGCAACCCAATTATGTGAAGGTTTTGGAGAAAGGGGACACATATGAG ATCATTGAACGAAGCCTACCCAAGAAGCAGAAGGTAGAGAAAGATCCTTCTCTGATGGAGAAGGAGGAAATGGATAGGATTGGTAGAGTTTGGGTAAACATTGTAAGAAGAGACATACCAAAGCATCATAGAATTTTTACTTCTTTTCACCGCAAGCAACAGATTGATGCCAAGAGGGTCTCAGAGAGCTGTCAAAGAGAG GTAAAAATGAAGGTCAGTCGATCACTTAAAGTGATGAGGGGTGCTGCAATTCGCACAAGAAAACTAGCCAGAGACATGCTACTGCTTTGGAAGAGAATAGACAGAGAGATG GCTGAAGTGAGGAAGAAAGAGGAAAAAGAAGCTATCGAAATGCGCAAGCGTCTGGAGGAGGAAAGAGAAGCAAAGAGACACGAGCAAAGGCTCAATTTTCTCATCAAACAGACTGAACTTTACAGTCACTTCATGCAGAACAAGAGTTCACAGCCAACTGAAGATCTACCTATAGGAGATGAAAACAAAGATGACCAAGATGAATCTCCTAGCTCCTCAGATAATAAGAATATTGAAGAAGATTTTGAGGAAGCTGAACTGAAGAAGGAGGCCTTGAAAGCTGCTCAAGATGCAGTTTCAAAGCAGAAAAAGATAACTAATGCATTTGATGATGAGTGTCTGAGACTGCGTGAAGCTGCTGAGCTTGAGGCACCACAGGATGTCGCTGGAGCTAATAACATGGATCTGCATAATCC CTCCACTATGCCTGTTACATCAACAGTTCAGACACCAGAGCTGTTCAAAGGTTCCCTTAAAGAATACCAGTTAAAAGGCCTCCAGTGGCTGGTTAATTGTTATGAGCAG GGTTTGAATGGCATCCTTGCTGATGAGATGGGCCTGGGTAAGACCATCCAGGCCATGGCATTTTTGGCTCATTTGGCTGAG gaaaaaaatatatggggGCCTTTTCTGGTTGTTGCTCCTGCCTCTGTCTTGAACAACTGGGCTGATGAAATAAGTCGTTTTTGCCCCGACTTGATTACTCTTCCGTATTGGGGTGGTCTTCAAGAGCGTTCAGTACTTAGGAAAAAGATCAACGCTAAGAAACTCTACCGTAG GGATGCTGGGTTTCACATTCTCATTACCAGTTACCAGTTGCTAGTGGCTGATGAGAAGTGCTTCCGGCGTGTGAAATGGCAGTATATGGTATTGGATGAAGCACAAGCTATCAAAAGCTCTAACAG TATAAGATGGAAGACGCTGCTCAGCTTTAATTGTCGAAATCGTTTGTTGCTTACTGGTACACCTATCCAGAATAATATGGCCGAGTTGTGGGCCCTACTACATTTCATTATGCCTACCTTATTTGACAGTCATGAACAATTCAATGAGTGGTTCTCAAAAGG aattgaaaaccatGCGGAACATGGGGGCACTTTGAATGAGCACCAGCTGAACAGATTG CATTCCATATTGAAGCCATTCATGCTTCGTCGAGTTAAGACAGATGTGATTTCTGAGCTTACCAGGAAAACTGAAGTTACCGTGCACTGCAAGTTGAGTTCTCGACAACAAGCTTTTTATCAAGCTATCAAAAACAAGATATCTCTTGCTGAGTTGTTTGACAACAATCGTGGCCATCTTAATGAGAAGAAAATCTTGAACTTGATGAATATAGTCATTCAGCTAAGAAAA GTCTGCAACCATCCTGAATTATTTGAGAGGAATGAAGGAAGCACATATCTTCATTTTGGTGagatttcaaattctcttcttcctcctccatttGGGGAGTTGGAAGATGTACACTACTCAGGAAGTCAAAATCCTATAACATACATG ATCCCCAAACTTTTGTATCAAGAAAttctccaaaattctgaaaCGTTTTGTTCCGCAGTTCGCCATGGTGTCTACAGTGAATTATTTCAGAAACATTTTAACATATATTCACCACATAATGTGTATCAATCGATATTCTTGCAAGAGGATGACTCTGATGAGTTGTCGGTTAGAAGTGGAACATTTGGTTTTACTCATCTGATGGATCTGTCCCCTGCAGAGGTTGCATTTCTAGGAACTGGTTCTTTTATGGAGCAGCTAATGTTTTCCATTATGAGATGGGACCACCAATTTTTTGATGGGTTTATAGACACTCTAATGGAAACCATTGATGATGATTCTGAACACAACTTTCTTGATAGTGGAAAAGTGAGAGCGGTAACACGAATGTTGCTGATGCCTTCGAGATCTATAACTACAATTTTGAGGAGGAACATGGCCACTGGACCTGGTGGTACACCATTTGAGGATCTAGTTGTCTCTCATCGTGATAGGCTTCTCTCTAATATTAGGCTTCTCCGGTCGACATACACATTCATCCCACGAACAAGAGCTCCCCCA GTTAATGCCCATAGTTCTGACCGAAACTTTGCCTACAAAATGAGTGAAGAACAACAGTATCCCTGGCTGAAGAGGTTGTTGTCTGGCTTTGGGCGAACATCTGACTACAATGGACCCAGAAAACCCAACACTCCTCATCATTTAATAGAAGAGATTGATTCTGAACTGCCTGTTTCACATTCAGCTCTCCAGTTAACATACAGAATCTTTGGGTCTTGTCCTCCAATACAAAGCTTTGACCCAGCAAAAATGCTCACT GATTCGGGGAAACTTCAGACGCTTGATATATTACTGAAACGGTTGAGGGCAGAAAATCATCGTGTTCTCTTGTTTGCACAGATGACAAAGATGCTGAATATTCTTGAG GACTACATGAACTACAGGAAATACAGGTACCTCAGACTCGATGGATCCTCCACCATAATGGATCGTAGAGACATGGTCAGAGACTTCCAGCAACG aaatgatatttttgttttcttgctgAGTACAAGAGCTGGTGGACTAGGCATTAACTTGACAGCTGCAGATACTGTCATATTTTATGAAAGTGATTGGAATCCAACCCTGGATTTACAGGCAATGGATAGAGCTCATCGCTTGGGTCAAACAAAagat gttactGTCTACCGCCTAATTTGTAAAGAAACAGTTGAGGAGAAGATTCTGCAACGCGCAAGTCAGAAAAATACTGTCCAGCAGCTTGTAATGATGGGTGGTCATGTTCAGGGTGACCTTTTGGCCCCTGAGGATGTTGTGTCCCTACTTCTCGATGATGCCCAGTTGGAGCAGAAATTAAGAGAAGCTCCATTACAG GTTAAAGATAGacaaaagaagaaacagaCAAAGGGTATACGGGTAGATGCAGAAGGTGGTGCCTCTTTGGAAGATTTAACAAACACCGCTGCATCACAAGGTACTGGGAATGAGGAATTTCCAGATGTCGAAAGATCAAAATCCAATAATAAAAGG AGGAAAACTGTGCCTGACAAGCATACTCCAAGACTGAAGAATTCTCAAAGTATGGATGATCTAGATGGCTATGAAGTGGATGATTCATTACAAAATACTGATCCACATGATACAAGATCCAAGAGGCCAAAGAGATCAAAGAAGAGTGTAAATGAGACTCTTGAACCTGCATTTACAGCAGCGTCCCCTGTTATCCCGAGGCAGACGTGA